A DNA window from Daucus carota subsp. sativus chromosome 3, DH1 v3.0, whole genome shotgun sequence contains the following coding sequences:
- the LOC108212065 gene encoding transcription factor DIVARICATA-like produces MYEDHNSLEFFQHVAFLMPWKSIQAVQYHHQLLLNDITMIESSNFDFENAIEVGAKSEERKIVTRRQKKKAIPWTLAEHKCFLKGLQELGKGEWKNISKQYVTTRTPSQIASHAQKFEKRKDTTTPVEKRRASINDIQYA; encoded by the exons ATGTATGAAGATCATAATTCTCTGGAATTTTTCCAACATGTGGCTTTTCTAATGCCTTGGAAAAGTATTCAAGCCGTCCAGTATCATCATCAACTCTTACTCAACGATATAACAATGATCGAATCATccaattttgattttgaaaatgcTATTGAAGTAGGGGCAAAGTCGGAGGAGCGCAAAATAGTCACTCGCAGACAGAAGAAAAAAGCTATTCCATGGACTCTAGCAGAACAcaa aTGCTTTCTGAAGGGATTGCAAGAACTCGGAAAAGGAGAGTGGAAAAACATATCAAAGCAATACGTGACTACAAGAACCCCATCTCAAATAGCCAGTCACGCCCAAAAATTCGAGAAACGCAAGGACACAACAACACCGGTGGAAAAACGTCGGGCAAGCATTAATGACATCCAGTACGCGTGA